From Watersipora subatra chromosome 8, tzWatSuba1.1, whole genome shotgun sequence, a single genomic window includes:
- the LOC137401819 gene encoding uncharacterized protein: protein TVVDEYLVRDTVVTVVDEYLVRDTVV, encoded by the exons acagttgttgatgagtatctagttagagatacagttgtt acagttgttgatgagtatctagttagagatacagttgtt